The window atctgtaagggggacattcttcccaatggccaccaatgtaaaaaggaattcttcctgctgaccactacactaatatactgtgagctgtggatatagtaattatagccggggtttcctgaagacctgaaagttccgCTGTGGGTTGAGACTCGGTAAGTTTGTTGAGCCCGGAGTGCAACCAATCTAAATGCCCTCTGCCTAGTCAGACTGGTACAGGAGGGGTTCCAACTGGTCCCTACATTAGTTCTATACTGAGGGACTATATAGAGGtagccattgctgaccttttttttGCCTGATATTGATCCAAAGGCATGATTGCTTTGTGCACCACAGACCAACATGTAGATCACCAGTTTGAACTTCACCTACTGCATACTTGTTCTTAAAGAATCGatgccagagacagccaggcaaatagTCTTTTCCTATCAAGTCCAGCAATGGCACCTATGTGTCTATCAGTACATAAAGCCAATGATGTCCGCTCTTCTTACAGCAGGGAACACACAAGGGTGTCCATTCCATGGACAGGTTTCATAGAAACTGGAACATTACAGGAGCAATATCCATATGTGTAGaaagctaaatttattttttacctgtttcCAATAAACTGAAACATGTTAGGTTGCCAGGGCTTACGGCATCCAAGCCTAAACTCTCCATACACTTTACAAAGCTCCGTTGCATGGAGTCTGTCTACTGCAGGATGGAGCTATGGGACATTTGTTGCAATTTGTTGGTCAAAGTGCAACATGCAACTGCATTAACCcgcagcagccaatcagaaatcatctttgGTTCTTCTAATAGACTCTCGTTAAATATCAGAAAGCTGAATGTCATGGCTGGCTTGGGGCTCTTCCATAAAAAGAAGCCCCATGGAGAATTCTCCTCCCATTGCAGGGTGACCCAGACGGCTGTGAACATGGGTTGGGCCCCTTCCTCTGCAGGGCCACAAAGTAAAACCCTATGGGACGTGCAATTTGTACTACACAGTGGGCCAGGCAGCAGTGGGCTTTGAGTCATGATATGTTTGCCTTTTTTGCTGCAGGGTGGTACATGCACCGACAGATCACCAGGCGATGACATTTTTCTGGTCTAGGTTGGGGCAAAGAGGGTTAATGACCGTGCAGGACCCCCGATACCCCCAGCCACCTCCAATACCAATTCACAGGGTTAATCTCTGTTACTTCCACATCAGTGATCCCTCCACCCCCGCCTCTCCACCACTGCATCCCTCTTCCATGCCTTCACCACCTACCAGTCAGGCTGTCATAACATTCGATCTCTGTGGCCTCCACCCGCACCTTCTGAGCCTCCGTCAACCTGGTACCAGCACCGCCATTGGCCTTCCTCTCTTCTCCATCTTCATGGACCCCCTTGAGCACCAGCAGGGCCCGGTGATACTTGCCTATGGCATCCCTGAATTTTTTGTCCTTGTAGCAGCGGTTACCCTCTGTCTTGAACTCCACCGCTTTTTGGATCCTGGCTTCCACCTCGGGTTCAGGGGCGGCCGGTTGTCTCCCACCACCCACACTGCTCTGGTCTCCCATTGCCCTCACAGCTGGTCCATGCTGGGGGTATCCCAGCGGCTGTTCTCTCTGGATGTACGTTCTGTGCATAGGGGATGAATGGCAGAGATGCTGAGGATGctgtaggaggaggaggagaaggaggagagaggAAAAAGAGCTCCAGCATCAGTCCATCCCCCGCTGCATTCTGGGTACCACACAGCTGAGTTCCTCTCCTTAACCCCTTGAGCTTTGCTCCAAGTCGGGGATTTCCAGCATGGAAGCGTCATGGTGAATATGATAGGTCTACAGAGAGGGATCTGTCACGCTTTAACATCTCCTGCATCCGTTCTATTGATGGAGACAATCATCTCATTATACAAAGGGCAATGATACTcctttattttacatacacacaaagtGAATTACTGATGAAGAAAGTCAAGAAGTCAAGTCCCTCTTTCAATCAATTcgatttttcattttccataggAGAACGGAAAGGTTGTAATAATTGCTCATAACAACTATTTAAGTTTCATGGTTCAAACAAACAAGGGCCAAAAAAGTCATGCTGCTGTTTGATACTTGGATATCTTTTAGCTTTGATTGGCTTGCTgtgtacacacttctaataattacCGTTAGAAAACGAACGTTTACGACCAATCagcgattatatttgaacgatcgtattgagcacaattctgtacatgctgtaacgatacgatcaatcaaatatattccaccaatagtgtacacacattggatacaatcgtttgaatgatgcagggagggacaaaaaaaggaaaaagtgtattgcagaaacatgcacgatcactgaacaaccgtacacacgatagatagcgaacaatcgtcaaccaatcagatccgctgtgacggtcgttcatttccaacgacaatcctcgtttgccaccgttcgtttccaatgataattattggaagtgtgcacGCAGCTTCCTATCCAGATCTGCATTATTTTCCCCATTATCTATTGATGGAAACAATCATCTCATTATACAAAGGACAAAGATGCCAAGTCCCTCTTTCTTTTAGCAATCAAttagatttttcattttccataggGGAACAGAAAGGTTTTAATAATTGCCCATAACAACTACTCAAGTTTCATGGTTCAAACAAACAAGagccaaaaaaagtaatgctgatgtttaatatttggatatattttagCTTTGAATGGCTTGGTATCAATAGGTTTATGCTGTGTCACATTGTTATTTCCTATCTAGATCTGCATTAATTTTCCCCCAAGATCTTGTATAGATGATGGGAAAGTCAGACCGCtacataaagtcttctccagcacaaccCAAAGACTCTCCTTGGGGTTTGGACTctaatccatgtgtgaaaatgtctAATTCTCCATGAACcactttttcacaatttaaagCCCAATGAATTCTGCCATTGTCGTTAGGGAATATGCCCATTAACCTGGTCATTTAGTATATCCAGGTAGTCAGTTGACCTCCTTTTGGGGCTTTTAATTACTGAACCTAGATCTGACCAcatgaagcaaccccagatcataacactgccccctaggCTTGGGGACGTTTTTGCCCATTTTTTGCCGGATTTCCTACATTGAATGATCAGCCAGTCATACCACTTGGGTCACATTTAAAGCCCATGTCATTATAGTGTAATATAACAAGCCAGAGATTTGCCTGGTGCTCACTACAAATATTCTTCAGAAGAGTgctgttatttttctttcctgcaaACATCACATTAAACAAACGTCTGATTGTAATAAGAATTGCAACCATGGGATGATTCACCAACATACACCCAATTCAGATTGTACAAATCTGCCATCATTTATAACTGTACAATTGTTATaagattaaattattttctagcttaatgatattttttatacaattgttaaaatggaatttttttttctctccacaaGCTAACATTTCAATATAAATCAAGTAAAATATAACGATTAGTACTTTGAGATCATTAACTGTGGGCACCTTTATAGCACATCAtacagggtctatttataaagcagtgaatatgacaatcactgaagcattccctggtgtagaatcttccaggttcatgtgtttcaatggcaatcaTTGATCCTCcattagggaatgtcagattgacttgttttaaaatagaccctgtaaataaataataaatgtagtcatagtattgttaaataaaaaattgcctgaaaaaacaaaacaaaaaaacaagtagcTGTTGTTCATATCAACCAATACAACTTATGTAGGGGTATGAATGCTTCCACATCCTGAAATGGTTTTGGTTATACATGCACCTTCAATCCTTCATACCAAGGTTGTGTCACTCTATTTTGGTTCACCTCCaacaaaaaaacctacaaaaCACATGGCTGCATGTGATAAGTGAACCTGAGTATAAAAAGGTTGTTTAAATCGGAATAGTCATCCATACCTGTAGGAATACAAGAAACTTTGGCACTTCTGACCAGAACTCATAGATTCAGACTCATGGGACACCATGTGTGCCAGCTTCAATGCCCCAGATGCTAAAAGAGCAGGCTCAATCAATGCACCATCCGCCTCAAGAAGCGTCAGCTCCATAAAATACATGGCCAGATACAGAACCTATGATtgtgggaaaaaatgtattatattcttGACTGACTTTTTCACAATGCAAATACACTTCTAATGTAGCTACTGAGAAGCCAGTAATATTGAGCATTTTATTCTCTAGTTGTCAGTTTGCAAGATCACATTAAATTCTATTGGCTGCCAATCTTGCTCCAGACCTTTGCCCAATAGACCATATTACCTTATACAGGTATTCCCCcgattacatacgagatagagattgtaggtttgttcttaagttgaatttgtatgcaagtcagaacaggtaccaTCACTTGGGGACATCCTGTACCCAACTTCTCTGCTACAAGGTCCAGACTTTACATACAGTTCCAATGACCCTATTGACTTCCATTGGGAGCTTAAACTACAACAGTCAAACTCACCACCCTTAACATACatgctttatattatatatttttttttattgcgtgAATACAAATTATGCTTATGAAATACTcacaaaaataaggaaaattacacAAGAGAACTCCATAAGCTGCTTATTACTAACCTCATAGCAAACATGGTTGTTGCCTAGTCTCTGGTTTCAACTACCTTCATTACTGACCaggtacatatacagtataaggaATGTTGGCTTATTTATTCAGGTAAGAAGACGAATCAGCATTACAGCCAGATAACAAGCATTTTCAATATGAGGTCAGCCTATAAATTCATTCTATGAAAAGTTTCCtggaaataatttgtttttttgtgttatacaCACCTTTTCTGGATACTTGCCAACAATAGACAGGATGCGTAGGAAGTACAAGGGCTGTGTGTAATGCAGCTCAAAATTCAGTCTTTTGAGGACTTTCTTCTCCAATTTTAGAAGTTCCTTCTTGCTGAAGGCATCTTCCATCATGAAGCAGAGCTCTGCTGGCTGTGGAAATTAGCATTGGAGGAATTGCCACTCGGTTAGATTTCTTTAACCAAGGAAGTGCAACAGacactataatattatatatttatatacagggcTAGATTTATAGTTCTTGTCACCTAGGAATATTGGTCTATGCCCCCCCCTACCTACCCTAGTAGTAAACTATCCTTAGTTTCACAGCAACTAGATGAGTGCCGAATCTGGAAGTGGAGAGGATGCAAGAGACACTTTCTTTTGGGACACCTAGAACCAATGACTAACAAAGTGGTGCATATCATTATCACGGCCGGGTTACAGAATGGTTCTAGGTGATAGGTCAAGTtggtgagctaaaaaaaaaaaaaaaacccttggtacaatattttaccaaaacaaatacacaaactgTGCAGGGATAGTAACAGAAAGGACACCCACTACATTCCCACTACACTTGCTCCAATGTTAGAACACAGATTGTTTGTAGTGCATCCTGTATCCAGAACACTTGGTAACTCTGGGCAAATCCAACAGCAATGGTACCCCAAGTCATAGCCTATATGACTTAATGGCTAATACATACATGCtctgaaataaaaagaataattactGATGGCTAATATGTCCTCATGCCCATCATAAAACCCTTAAAACTGTCCTAAACactcaaataataattattattaatattatcaagtattttatatagtgtcaacatattatgcagctctttacaaagtctatagtcatgtcacttgctatccc is drawn from Pyxicephalus adspersus chromosome Z, UCB_Pads_2.0, whole genome shotgun sequence and contains these coding sequences:
- the TTC9B gene encoding tetratricopeptide repeat protein 9B, yielding MHRTYIQREQPLGYPQHGPAVRAMGDQSSVGGGRQPAAPEPEVEARIQKAVEFKTEGNRCYKDKKFRDAIGKYHRALLVLKGVHEDGEERKANGGAGTRLTEAQKVRVEATEIECYDSLTACLLQSELVNYERVKEYCLKVLEKQNSNFKATYRAGIAFYHLGDYGNALLYLKEARSREPTDTNVLRYIQLTEMKVQRSCQRERKSFKEVIG